GGACTTCGCGCTGGAAGGCTACTACCGCACCGGCCACTACCACTGGGGCGAGGAGGGTGACTTCTTCAACCTCTACCGCGAGGCGAACTACGGGCCGAACCTGGACATCTACCACGGCAACGCGCCCTTCGGCGTGGTGTTCAGCGGCAAGAAGGCCATGGACGGGCTGAAGGTCGCCGTCGGGCCGGAGCTGTACTGGGGCGCCAACCCCTCCGTGGTGGCGAAGTACCGAAACAACGTGGGCCCGGTGAACGTGACGCTGGTGCACCAGGAGGACCTGGCGCAGGGCTCGTCGTCGTCCACGGCCTCCGTGGTGCGCGAGCGCATCGCGCGAAGGACGGCGCTCAACTTCCAGTACGCCACCGGCAAGCTGGTGCTGGACGTGGGCGGCCTGCTCTCCGCGCCCCAGCGCATTGGCGAGACGTTCACGTATACGCGCGCCGCTCCGGAAGGTGGCCCCAGCTACCTCAACAGCGGCTACGACGTGCTCCAGGACAAGGTGCAGTTCCTGGACACGCTGGGCGCCAAGGCGCGGCTCACCTACGACATGGGGGCGGTGCGCTGGCTGGTGCAGTCCTCCTTCCGCGGCCTCGTCGCGGACAGCGGGCCGGAGCAGGGCAACATCATCACCGGCTGGAGCCTGCGCGAGAGCGGCCGCGGCAACCACTACGCGGGCCAGCTGGGCGCGGCGGTGCAGTTCGGCTCCATCCAGGTGTCGCCCAACGTCCTGTACCAGAAGCCCCTCATCGGGCCGAACCCCACCATCTCGGACGCGTACGACCCGGCCACCGGCATGTACTACGCGGGCGTGCGGCCGCGCAGCGTGCTCGTGGACTCGTTCAGCGTGCTGGACAACCGCGAGACGCTGGGCGGTGAGCTGCTCATCACCTTCGACCCGACGCCGGGCACGTGGTTCTGGTCGTGGGACCGCGACATGCGCGAGGACGCGCCGTTCGCCGCGGGCCTGGACATCGTCTACCGGCACCAGCCCACGTCACGCGACGCGGGCATCGCCATCCTCGCGGACGGCAGCACCATCGCCTTCGGCAGCGCGCCGGTGGCCCGCGATGAGTGGGAGACGTCCCTGCGACTGGTGGGCAACCCCACGCAGCGCCTGCGCCTGTACGGCACGGCGTACGTGGGCAGCCAGCAGTCCTCCGGCGAGGACAGCCGGCAGATCCACCGCTTCGGCCTGGATGGCTCCGCGCTCTACGACACGCTGCTGCTGGCGGCCCAGCTGCGCTTCAACGACTGGGGCCCGTACGACTACCACCGCGTCTTCAACCTCACCTATCCGGTGCAGCTGGGCGGGGACCTGTCCTACGGCCTGAAGAAGCCGGTGCTGGGCGCGGTGACCACGCGCTTCGGTCTGCGCGGGCTGGTGCGAATGCTGAACGAGTACTCGGAAGGCCTCAACGAGCAGGGCATCACCGAGGGCCTGAAGGGTCGCGAGTACGAGGTGGGCGCGTATGCCATCCTTTCTCTCTGAGGGAACACGCATCATGAGGACTGGTTTCCTGCTGGCCGCCGTGGCCGCGCTGTCCGGCTGCTACGAAGACCCGACCATCATCTACGGCAAGTCGCTGGACGGGATGACCTTCACGGTCACCGACCCGGCCATGGGCATCTACCCGAACACCTCCGTGCTGGATGACCCGAACAACCCCTTCGCGGGCTCGGGCGTGGGCACGGAGACGAAGTGGCAGATCCAGTCCGGCGGGGACCCGGTGGCGGGCTACTACGCGTGGGCGACGGTGCTCGCGAACGGGCCGTATGGCGAAGCGCAGTACTACGTGGCCGTCAACCTGGCCGCCATCTACCAGCGGGGCCGGGCGGACCAGGGCAGCCTGGCGCAGACGCGTGAGATGGCGGTGAAGGCCTACCAGTCCGTGCTCGACAACTTCCCGGACGCGGTGACGTACGACGCCTCCGGCACGGTGGCCTACGACCTGGTGACGCCCGCGTACAAGGGCGTCGTCGAGCTGGGCGGCACCGTGACGGGCGGCTGGGTGATGGTGAAGACCTCCAGTGGTGCGGACCGGGCGGTGAAGCCATGAAGAAGCCAGCGTGGGGACTGTTGCTGCTGCTCGCCGCCTGCCGCCCGGATCCGGGACCGGCGGACTACTCCGGCCAGGAGCTGCCGGACAACCAGAACCCCGACGGCGGGACGCAGCCCTCGGATCTGCTGCCGGGGCCGTTCCCCTACGAGGCCGGCAAGGCCCGCCTGATGGTGGGCATCTTCTACGAGACGGGCCGCTCGCAGGAGATCATCCTCGACAACATCGACTCCAACTTCTACCTCTACGAGAACACCGTCTACGTGGAGTCCGACCCGGACCACATCGAGGGCAAGTCCTCGGACCGCATCGTCCAGAACGGCCAGCCGTGGATGGGCTTTGGCGTGCACTGGAAGCAGTCGCACAACTTCGATGCCTGGAAGACGCTCCACATCAGCATGAAGTCGTCTGACGCCGCCTTCGCAAGCGTGAAGATCGGCATGTCCCACGGCGTGGGCCCAGGCAATGAAAAGGGCTTCCAGCTGGATATCTCGAAGTACGGCTGGGCGAACGACGGCGAGTGGCACCACCTGGCCATCCCCGTCGCGGACTACGTCGCGGCGGGCCTGAAGCTCAACGACGTCTCTTCACCGTTCACCTTCGCGGCCGCGGGTGGCACGGCCGGTCAATTCATCCTGCTCGACAACCTGTACTTCACCGCGGACTAGGCAGGAACGCAGTGCCAGGAAGGGCGGGCCGGCTGTCGCCGTGTGACAGCCGGAACGCTCGAGCCTTGTCTTGACGCCGCCGTCACGCCCCCGCGTGCGGTGTCGCCAGGGCAGGGATGCGGTTGCTGTTCCTACTCAAGGAGTCATCCCCCAATGTCTGAATCCTTGCCGCAATTGTCAAGCAGGGGCGCAAGCCCATGTCTCCATGAAGCACCGCGTGTCTGGTTATTACAGGCCTTCACCGCGGTGCTCATGCTGGTGTCTTTCCTGGGCGCATCCAACGCCCACGCGCAGACGAACGTCGCGCTGAACAAGACCACCTATACCTCTTCCGCGGAGGCTCCATTCCTGGGCCAGTACGCGGTGGACGGCGACGGTGGCACCCGCTGGGCCAGTGGCTTCACGGCGAACGAATGGATCACCGTGGACCTGGGCCAGACGCGCACCATCTCGCGCGTGGTGCTCACCTGGGAGGCGGCCTACGCCACGGTCTACAAAATCCAGGTCTCCACCAACAACACCACCTTCACCGACGCGCTGACGGTGAACACCGGCGATGGCGCGACGGACGACCTGTCCCTGCCGTCCGGCATCACGGGCCGCTACGTCCGCATGCAGGGCGTCACCCGCGCGCTGCCGGCGTATGGCTATTCGCTGTGGGAGTTCGCCGTCTATGAGACGGGCGGCACGCCGCCTCCCACCAACACGGACCTGGCGCGCAACCGGTCGGCCACCGCTTCCAGCGTGGAGGCGGACGCCGCGGGGCTCCAGCCGGGCTTCGCGTTCGACGGCGACGTCAACACGCGCTGGGCCTCCGCGCAGGGCGTGGATCCGCAGTGGATCCGCGTGGACCTGGGCTCGTCCCAGGTGGTGGGCAAGGTGGTGCTGGACTGGGAGGGCGCGTACGGCAAGACGTACACGATTGACGGCTCCAACAACGACACCAGCTGGACCACGCTCAACACGGTGACCAACGGCGCCATTGGCCGGCGGGAGATTCCGGTCTCCGGCACCTGGCGCTACATCCGCATGCGCGGCACGGAGCGCGGCACGGGCTACGGCTATTCGCTGTGGTCCTTCGAGGTCTACCAGAACGGAGGCACCACGCCGCCGCCCACGCAGACCACCAACCAGACCATCAAGCTGAACTTCCCGGAGCTGGCGTACGCGAAGATCAACGTGTCGCCCGCGCCGCTGTCGGTGACGCCGGTACCGGAGGAGGGCAACACCACGCCGTCCGTGCGCAACCCGCCCGGGCCCTTCACCTACCAGCTCACGTTCCCGCCCAACACGACGGTGACGCTGTCGAAGAACCAGTTCTCTCCCACGCAGCCCAACACGGACATCCGTCTGGCGGTGGTGGACTACAATGGCGTGCAGCAGCGAGCACAGTCCGTCACGGCGCTGGCGGTGCAGGGCGCGGACTGGAACGTCGAAATCTTCTCCACGGGCAATGGTCCCACGGACCCTCGCGACCCCACCATCATCCCGGACCCGTACGTGGCGCCCGCGCCGCTGCCGGTGGCCGGGGCGTTCCGTCTGGCCGCGCCGGGCAACAACGCGATGATCACCGCGACCCGCCGGCCCACGCTGTCGTGGGCGACGGTGACGGGCGCGACGAACTACAAGCTCTACGTCAACCTCACCCGCAACGACTACGACTGGATGGCGGCGGGCAACCTGCTGGACAGGTACACGCAGGTGGCGTCGCAGACGGGCACGTCCTTCACCTTCACGGAGGACCTGCCGGACCGCTGGACGTACAAGTGGTACGTCGTGGCCACGCTGTCGGGTGGCAGCACGTCGCGCTCGGACATCGGCAACTTCAGCGTGTACCTGCCGGTGGTGGAGACGCAGGCGGACGGCGTCAACCTCATCAATGGCATCCGCGACCTGAACAAGAACGGGACGATTGAACCGTACGAGGACTGGCACAACCCCATCTCCGTGCGCGTGAACGACCTCCTGGGCCGCATGACGCTGCGCGAGAAGGCGCTGCAGATGTTCTACGACGCCAAGACGTACCCGGAGGCCGGCTTCCAGATGGGGCCTCTGTCGCCCACGGACATCCCCATGTTCCAGAAGGCGTCCGCGGCCACTCGCCTGGGCATCCCGCACATCGACGCGGGTGACACCATCCACGGATACAAGACGAGCTGGCCCACGCAGCCGGCGCTGGCGGCCACGCGCGACCTGGACACCATCTACGAGATGGGTGACATCCAGCGCCGCGAGCAGCTGGCCATTGGCAGCCGGGGCACGCTGTCGCCGCTGGCGGAGGTGAACACCAAGGTCCTGTATCCGCGCACCCAGGAGGGCAACGGCGAGGACGCGGACCTGGCGGCGGGCATCACCCGCGCGCTCATCGCGGGCCTCCAGGGCGGTCCGGAGGTCAATCCGAGCTCCATCTGGGTGACGACGAAGCACTGGCCGGGGCAGGGCGCTGGCGGTGAGGCGGGCATCACCTACGACGGCACCACCATCCACTACCACATGCGTCCGTGGCACGCGGCCATCGAGGCGGGCACCAGCGGCATCATGCCGGGCTACGCGGGCAGCTGGCTCTTGGGGCCGGAGGGCTACGGCGCGGGTGACAACCCGGGCATCCTCAACTACCTGCGCAACCAGCTGAAGTACGACGGCGTCATCTGCTCGGACTGGCTGCCTTCGGGTTCGTGGGTGCGCTCCGCCACGGCGGGCTCGGACGTGATGGGCGGCGCGACGCCGCAGGCCATGGCCAACTTCGAGAACGAGGTCCCCGTCGCGCGCATCAACGACTCCGTGCGCCGCATCCTGGACCTGAAGTTCCGCCTGGGCATCTTCGAGGATCCGTACAAGCAGGGCCCGGCCGGCACGTCCCAGTGGCACACCGCGGACAGCAAGGCCGCGGTGCGCCGGGCGGCCCAGGAGTCCATGACGCTGCTCAAGAACGACGGCGCGCTGCCCATCCGGCTGCCGGCGGGCGGCAGGCTGGTCATCGCGGGCCCTCGCGCGGACGACATGTCCTGCATGGTGACCTGGCGTTCGGACTTCCACGGCACCGAGTTCGGCGACCCGACCATCTACGCGGCGGTGAAGGCGCGCGCGGAGGCCGCGGGGCTCACGGTCTACAAGGACAACGCCCCCGCGGGCGTGACGCCGGACGCGGCCATCGTGGTGGTGGGGGAGAGCTACTTCACCCACGGCACGGAGTGGGACAAGGAGAAGCCGTACCTGCCGGGCGACCCGATTGGCCCGGCCCACGACGCGAAGTGGGGCGACCAGTACGGCATCATCAACAGCTTCAGGTCGCGGGGCATCCCCACGACGGTGGTGTTGATCAGCCCGCGTCCCTATGTGCTGACGAACGTGGTGCCGCTCTCCAACGCGCTGATGCTGGCGTACCGCCCGGGCGACATGGGCGGCTACGCGGTGGCGGACGTGCTGTTCGGTGACGTGCTGCCTCGGGGCAAGACGCCCTGGCAGCTGCCGCGCGGCATGAACCAGATCGGCACGGACGTGGAGAACAACCAGCTGGAGAAGTGGGACCTGCCGTTCGACCTGGGCGCGACGGACGCGGAGCGCGCGGCCATCCGCCAGAAGATCGCGACGGGCCAGCCGGTGCCGCCCACGTACGGCAACCCGCTGTTCCAGTACGGCGCGGGCATCCAGGGCTTCGGCCTGACGGACGCGACGCCTCCCGTGGCGTTCAACCTGCTGACGCCGTCGAACAACCTGGTCATCACCGGCACGCGTCCGGCGTTCACCTGGGCGGCGAGCAGCGACCCCCAGACGGGCGTCCAGCGTTACGAGGTGTACCTGGATGGTGGTGCGATGCCGGTGGCCATCACCAGGACGCCGTCAGCGGCGCTGGACGGGCTGAAGCTGGCGAACGGGGTGCACACCTGGTTCGTGAAGGCGTTCAACTGGGCGAACGGCGTCACGCAGTCCGCGACGTTCACCTTCACGCTGAACGACACGACGCCGCCCGCGGCCTTCGCGGCGCTGTCGCCGTCGGCCGGGCAGGCGGTGCCGGGCACGTCCACGCGCTTCATCTGGGAGCAGACGACGGACGTGGGCGCGGGCGTGGCGGAGTACGTCCTCATCGTGGACGGCACGGACCGCGGGCCCTCCATCCTGCGCAGCACGCCGGTGCCGGCGGGCACGAACCTGGCGCGGGGCAAGAACGCCTACGCCACGTCCGTGGAGTTCGGCAGCGCGAACGACGCGGTGGACGGCAGCCTGGCGACGCGCTGGTCCAGCGTGGGCACGGCGACCACGGGCGACACGGAGTCCATCACCATCGACCTGGGGGCCATCTACTCGCTCAAGCGCATCGTGCTGAACTGGGAGGCCGCGTACGGCCGGCGCTACGTGCTGGAGGCGTCGCTGGACGGCTCCACCAACTGGACGGCGCTGCGGACGGTGGACACCGGCGACGGTGGCATCGACGACTGGACGGTGGCCGGCGTGGGCCGCTTCGTGCGCATGCGCGGCGTGCAGCGTGCGACGGCGTACGGCTACTCGCTGTGGGAGTTCGAGGTGTACGGCGTGGGCACGGAGCAGACCACGCTGAACGGTCTGTCCACGGGATCGCACACGTGGCGCGTGCGCGCGGTGGACGGCGCGAACAACACCACGCTGTCCTCGGGGCCCATCACCTTCACGAAGTAGGGTGAGGGTTTGAGGTGAGGTGAGGGGCGGCCGGAGCGACGGCCGCCCCTCTTTCATTTCCAGCACGACCCGGGTGAACGCCCGGGTCCGTATCCGTGTCGTGCTCCTGTCCTGGCTCAGACGCTTCGCGCTGCCGTGCTTCGTCCTGGGCGTGATGGGCTGCGAGTCCGGCGAGACGCCCCTGGAACCGCCGGACGCGGTGGAGGGGGCGCTGGCAGCCACGGTGGAGCGCTACGACTTCGCCTTCGATCTCACCACGGGAGAGGCGTCGTCCCGGTTGTGGCTGGACGTGGAGGCGGGCGCGCGGGGCTGCGTGTCGCTTCCGGCTCGCGCGGTGGTGACGGACGCGCGGTGGGACGGTGCGCCTGCCGAAGGCTTCCGCGTGGCGGACGGTCGGCTGGAGGTCTGTGGCGTGGCGCCGGTGGAGGGCCCCTTGTGGCTCGACAGCCGCCTGCGTGTGCCGGAGGCCACGGTGCCCTACACGCAGGTGGGGTTCTCACGGCGGTTGGATGCGCAGGGCCGTCCCTTCACGTATCTGCTGGGATGGCTGGAGTCCTGCGACCTCTTCGGCCCGTGTGACACGGCGCCCGGGCGGCTGGCGCACTTCACCTTCGACATCACGCACTCGCCCGACGAGGTGGTGTTGTGTCCGGGAAGCCTGTCGCGGCGGGATGAAACACATACGCGCTGCGAGCTGCTGGGGACACGGGCTCCCACGTACTCCGCCTTCATGGTCGCGTCGCATCCGGCGTGGGAGCGCACGCGGCTGGTGGACACGGACGTAGGGCGCGTGGAGCTGTATGAGCCGCCAGGGGGACTGCTCGGGCCGGCGATTGACGCGGGCACGGTGGCGGAGTTCCTGGCGTGGATGACGGCGCGCTTCGGGCCGCTGCCCTATGGCCCCGAGCTGCGCGTGGCCAGCGGGCGCACGGACTGGCTGGGCATGGAGCACCCGGCCAACATCGTGCTGCGCGACGACCTGCCATGGATGGGCGGACCCTATGCCAACGTGACGATGCACACGTTGATGCATGAAATCGTGCACCAGTGGGCGGGAGACCGGACGACGCTGGCGAGCGCGGCGGACTACCCGTGGAAGGAGGCGGTGGCGGAGTACCTCACGTATGTCTTCGAGGACGAGCACCGGAACGAAGAGGCCGCGGTCACGCTGGCGTACTGGGACCGGCTGGCGCGGACGGCCTCCTACCATCTGCGTCCAAGCGACTCTCCCGCGCCGCCCTTCCTCTCCTTCGTGAATGACATCTACGGCACGGGCCCGATGATCCTCCTGGTGCAGCTGGAGTCGCTGCTGGGACGGGAGCAGGTGCTGGCGGGGCTCCAGGCGTTCCTGGCGGAGCCGGGAGTCCGGAGCATCGAGGACCTGCGCCATGCGCTCGAAGGCGCTTCGGGACGGGACCTGCGGCGCTACTTCGACACCTGGGTGGATGGGGAAGGGGAGCCGGACTGGCCGTACCTCCAGGTGGAGTGGAGCCAGGACGAGCTGCTCACGCTGACGGTGACGCAGCGGACGGCGAGCGGGAAGGTGTATCCCTGCGCGGTGGAACTGGAGCTTCAGGGCGCGGCGCCAGAGGAGCGACGGCGGGTCACGGTCTCGTACGGCCTGGAGCCGGAGTCCGCGACGGCGGGCCTCACGGTGGAAGGGCTGCCGTGGAAGGTCCAGCAGGTCGCGGTGGATCCGCGCAATCGCCTGGTCAATCGCAGGAGCCTGGGGCTGGCTCGGGAGCCCGCTCCCCAGCGCTGGCGGTTGTGAACCGTGAAAAGGAAAGCCCCTCGGGCCAGGGGGGCGCGAGGGGCAGGGGGACGCGAGATGGCGGCCCGGGGCTACGGGGTGGGCGCGGCGACGGCGGGCGTGCCTTCCGCGGGCGCGGGCGTGGCGGCAGCGGCTTCCTCGGCGGCCTTGGCCTCGGCGACCTTACGGGCGGCTTCGGCCTCCGCGCGCTTCGTGGCCTCGGCCTGGGCGGCGGTCTTCATGCTGGCGAGGCCCTTCTCGAAGTCCTTGCCCACCATCTGGTCCATGTCCATGAACAGGCAGAACGCCTTGGTCACGAAGCTGTGCTGGCCGGCCATTTCCCAGCTGACGTTGGTTCCGCCATCGGCGGGCTTGAACGTGAAGGTGGTGATGTTGGTGGAGGCGAAGGGCTTGATGAACGACAGCTTGACGCGGATGGACTCGTTGGTCTTGGCCTCCTCGATGGTCATGTTGCCCTCACCGACGTCGTCGTTGCCGGTCCACGCATAGGTGGCCCCAACGCCCGATTCCGCGCCGCCGAAGGTCCGCTTCAGGTTCGGGTCGATGTTGTCCCAGGGAGACCACTGGTTCCACTGGTGGAAGTCATTGACCAGACCGAACGCGATGTCGGGAGTGCCCGGCACGGTGGCGGAGCGCGTGACGGTGAAGGTATCCGGGCGGGTGGCGACAAAGCCGGCGAACAGCGCGAGCGCGGCGACGACGCCAATGGCAATCTTCTTGAACATGAAGTTCCTCGAAAGGGTCCCCTGGACGGGGGGGCCAAGTCTTAGGCCGCCCGTTCGGTCCGGCTCAAGCCCCCCAGCGCGCGGCCCACCATGACGCAGCGTGCGGCGCGGGTCCTCGCGGCCTTTTGCTTCGAAACCGCTTCAAGCCTCGCTCCTGAGCGGCTATGCGCCCTCTCGGATTCGCACCATGCTCACGCCTTCCCTGATGCTGACCCCTGAGACCGCGAGACACTTGACCCTGCTGCGGACGCTGGGGGAGCCGGAGCTGTCGCAGTACTCACGGTGGCAGTGGCTGGCGTGGGATGCGTCGTCGCGCTACCTGCTGTCCGTCCAGAAGCAGGGCGGGACGCCGTTGCGCTGGTGGGACCTGCACGCGGATGCGGCGACTCCGCGCTTCGCGCACTCCGTTTCCCTCTGCGTGGCCGCGTGGTTCCTCCCTGGCTCCCAGCGCCTCCTGTCCGTGACGGCTCGCGGCACCCTCCAGACCTGGTCTGTCACGGACGGCACGCTGGTGTCCTCGGTGGAGACCGGTGGGTCCGTCGCCAGCGCATGCCTGTCCTCGGACGGAACGCGCCTGTTGCTCACGTCCGCCCAGGGCCGTGTCCTGCTCTGGGACCTGGAGCGCGGCTGGCTCGTGTGGCGGCTGGAGGACCCCGCGTTCCACTACGGCTGCGCGCTGTCGGCGGATGGCCGGTTCGCGGCCGTGGGTGCCGCCGAGGAGCAGGTCGGTGCCGCGACACGCGCTTCCGTTCGCCTCTGGGATGCGCGGACCGGCAAGCCCGTGGGGTCCCGCACGCTCGACGCCCAGCTGACCTGGAACGTGGCGTTCACGCCGTCTGGAGAAGGGCTGGTCGCCGCCAACTCCGATGGCGA
This DNA window, taken from Corallococcus coralloides DSM 2259, encodes the following:
- a CDS encoding M1 family aminopeptidase translates to MLLSWLRRFALPCFVLGVMGCESGETPLEPPDAVEGALAATVERYDFAFDLTTGEASSRLWLDVEAGARGCVSLPARAVVTDARWDGAPAEGFRVADGRLEVCGVAPVEGPLWLDSRLRVPEATVPYTQVGFSRRLDAQGRPFTYLLGWLESCDLFGPCDTAPGRLAHFTFDITHSPDEVVLCPGSLSRRDETHTRCELLGTRAPTYSAFMVASHPAWERTRLVDTDVGRVELYEPPGGLLGPAIDAGTVAEFLAWMTARFGPLPYGPELRVASGRTDWLGMEHPANIVLRDDLPWMGGPYANVTMHTLMHEIVHQWAGDRTTLASAADYPWKEAVAEYLTYVFEDEHRNEEAAVTLAYWDRLARTASYHLRPSDSPAPPFLSFVNDIYGTGPMILLVQLESLLGREQVLAGLQAFLAEPGVRSIEDLRHALEGASGRDLRRYFDTWVDGEGEPDWPYLQVEWSQDELLTLTVTQRTASGKVYPCAVELELQGAAPEERRRVTVSYGLEPESATAGLTVEGLPWKVQQVAVDPRNRLVNRRSLGLAREPAPQRWRL
- a CDS encoding SRPBCC family protein, with the protein product MFKKIAIGVVAALALFAGFVATRPDTFTVTRSATVPGTPDIAFGLVNDFHQWNQWSPWDNIDPNLKRTFGGAESGVGATYAWTGNDDVGEGNMTIEEAKTNESIRVKLSFIKPFASTNITTFTFKPADGGTNVSWEMAGQHSFVTKAFCLFMDMDQMVGKDFEKGLASMKTAAQAEATKRAEAEAARKVAEAKAAEEAAAATPAPAEGTPAVAAPTP
- a CDS encoding discoidin domain-containing protein, producing MLVSFLGASNAHAQTNVALNKTTYTSSAEAPFLGQYAVDGDGGTRWASGFTANEWITVDLGQTRTISRVVLTWEAAYATVYKIQVSTNNTTFTDALTVNTGDGATDDLSLPSGITGRYVRMQGVTRALPAYGYSLWEFAVYETGGTPPPTNTDLARNRSATASSVEADAAGLQPGFAFDGDVNTRWASAQGVDPQWIRVDLGSSQVVGKVVLDWEGAYGKTYTIDGSNNDTSWTTLNTVTNGAIGRREIPVSGTWRYIRMRGTERGTGYGYSLWSFEVYQNGGTTPPPTQTTNQTIKLNFPELAYAKINVSPAPLSVTPVPEEGNTTPSVRNPPGPFTYQLTFPPNTTVTLSKNQFSPTQPNTDIRLAVVDYNGVQQRAQSVTALAVQGADWNVEIFSTGNGPTDPRDPTIIPDPYVAPAPLPVAGAFRLAAPGNNAMITATRRPTLSWATVTGATNYKLYVNLTRNDYDWMAAGNLLDRYTQVASQTGTSFTFTEDLPDRWTYKWYVVATLSGGSTSRSDIGNFSVYLPVVETQADGVNLINGIRDLNKNGTIEPYEDWHNPISVRVNDLLGRMTLREKALQMFYDAKTYPEAGFQMGPLSPTDIPMFQKASAATRLGIPHIDAGDTIHGYKTSWPTQPALAATRDLDTIYEMGDIQRREQLAIGSRGTLSPLAEVNTKVLYPRTQEGNGEDADLAAGITRALIAGLQGGPEVNPSSIWVTTKHWPGQGAGGEAGITYDGTTIHYHMRPWHAAIEAGTSGIMPGYAGSWLLGPEGYGAGDNPGILNYLRNQLKYDGVICSDWLPSGSWVRSATAGSDVMGGATPQAMANFENEVPVARINDSVRRILDLKFRLGIFEDPYKQGPAGTSQWHTADSKAAVRRAAQESMTLLKNDGALPIRLPAGGRLVIAGPRADDMSCMVTWRSDFHGTEFGDPTIYAAVKARAEAAGLTVYKDNAPAGVTPDAAIVVVGESYFTHGTEWDKEKPYLPGDPIGPAHDAKWGDQYGIINSFRSRGIPTTVVLISPRPYVLTNVVPLSNALMLAYRPGDMGGYAVADVLFGDVLPRGKTPWQLPRGMNQIGTDVENNQLEKWDLPFDLGATDAERAAIRQKIATGQPVPPTYGNPLFQYGAGIQGFGLTDATPPVAFNLLTPSNNLVITGTRPAFTWAASSDPQTGVQRYEVYLDGGAMPVAITRTPSAALDGLKLANGVHTWFVKAFNWANGVTQSATFTFTLNDTTPPAAFAALSPSAGQAVPGTSTRFIWEQTTDVGAGVAEYVLIVDGTDRGPSILRSTPVPAGTNLARGKNAYATSVEFGSANDAVDGSLATRWSSVGTATTGDTESITIDLGAIYSLKRIVLNWEAAYGRRYVLEASLDGSTNWTALRTVDTGDGGIDDWTVAGVGRFVRMRGVQRATAYGYSLWEFEVYGVGTEQTTLNGLSTGSHTWRVRAVDGANNTTLSSGPITFTK
- a CDS encoding WD40 repeat domain-containing protein, with translation MLTPSLMLTPETARHLTLLRTLGEPELSQYSRWQWLAWDASSRYLLSVQKQGGTPLRWWDLHADAATPRFAHSVSLCVAAWFLPGSQRLLSVTARGTLQTWSVTDGTLVSSVETGGSVASACLSSDGTRLLLTSAQGRVLLWDLERGWLVWRLEDPAFHYGCALSADGRFAAVGAAEEQVGAATRASVRLWDARTGKPVGSRTLDAQLTWNVAFTPSGEGLVAANSDGELLFLGLPGLETIRSIAGPASGAMQVEFIPGGSLLAASADTSAFVVIDVHAGQRVFAYSDLDDMQGSTANFSPDGRFVSWGMDDGKVGIWGAKPRPGAAWDVGN